In a single window of the Lagenorhynchus albirostris chromosome 19, mLagAlb1.1, whole genome shotgun sequence genome:
- the ANKRD11 gene encoding ankyrin repeat domain-containing protein 11 isoform X1: MPKGGCSRTPQQEERSLSSDMVEKQPGKKDKDKVSLTKTPKLDRTDGGKEVRERTTKRKLPFTVGANGEQKDSDTEKQGPERKRIKKEPVARKAGLLFGMGLSGIRAGYPLSERQQVALLMQMTAEESANSPVDTTPKHPSQSTVCQKGTPNSASKTKDKVNKRNERGETRLHRAAIRGDARRIKELISEGADVNVKDFAGWTALHEACNRGYYDVAKQLLAAGAEVNTKGLDDDTPLHDAANNGHYKVVKLLLRYGGNPQQSNRKGETPLKVASSPTMVNLLLGKGTYTSSEESSAESSEEEDDAPSFAPSSSVDGNNTDSEFEKGLKHKTKNPEPQKTVTPVKDEYEFDEDDEQDRIPPVDDKHLLKKDYRKETKSNSFISIPKMEVKSYTKNSTIAPKKASHRILSDTSDEEDVGVAVGTGEKLRLSAHTMLPGNKTREPSNCKQQKEKNKVKKKRKKEIKGKEVRFGKRSDKFCSSGSESESSESGEDGGGSAGSPGCLKESPLVLKDPALFSSLSASSTSSHGSSAPQKHNPSHADPHAKHWRTDNWKTISSPAWSEVSSLSDSTRTRLSSESDGSSEGSSVESLKPIRKRQEHRKRAGLQGALPDRKNSFHPGGDGAIPKLDKEGKVVKKHKTKHKHKSKEKGLCSVSQELKLKSFTYEYEDSKQRADKAILLDDVPAEGKLKGLKHERDPCKKEEKLSKMKAEEKEWLFKDEMIKVSREEKSLKRIRELNKDGGRAFREEKDRCSKADKEKLLKEKSPKEEKLRLYKEERKKKSKDRPSKLEKKNDFKEDKISKEREKTFKEDKDKEKLKKVYREESAFDEYCNKSQFLENEDTKFSLSDDQDRWFSDLSDSSFDFKGEDSWDSAVTDYRDMKSESVARLILETVKEDSREKRRENKAREKRTDRDIFSRKKDRDCLERGSERRREHAADRHRAVPGYLCEKDRRRRECAEGGRDRKEPPEAAKERRDGRAKPEEAHREDLKECGCEGVFKDRPDCDFGKSLEPWERHHPAREKERKERLKLEKHKEKPSDKDRNERLMLEKCQKDKDLDKCFKEKKDAKEKHGKDKDRKASLDQGKDKREKAFPGILSEDFSEKKDEKKGKEKSWYIADIFTDESEDEKDDYAASGFKVGEAGEGRGDGPPEREDGREPHPPDRHRKHSADRQHAEKQKDKEIREKKKEKGATDGGKDKKEKTLEKHKEKKDRESTEKYKDRKDRASVDSTQDKRNKQRLPEKGEKRPPAEDKAKSRHRERPDREQGRERKASKGTDAEKSLLERLEEAALQDLREDSNDKASDASSDGFPDRGHDPGLGALLEAPFPEPPEERARERERHRHASSSSKKSHDRERVRKDKPEKKEKSDDCKDTGGRKDSGQYEKEVLEADAYGLSYGIKADAEDELEKTIELFSTEKKEKNDPEREPPKKVEKELRPYGSSTVSLLKEKRRREKHRERWRDEKERHRDRHGDGPPRHHREELKPAARDKDNPPGSFRDKPKDEGGKLGEAKLKEKVKENLEKDKGDPVKLSNGNDKLLPVRDPGKKDIRPREKLLGDGDLMMTSFERMLSQKDLEIEERHKRHKERMKQMEKLRHRSGDPKLKDKARPAEDGRKKGLDGPPKKPLGLDPAPKDKKLKESAPAAPAAENKPHPGPAVDPRDWLAGPHMKEVLPASPRPDHGRPTGVPTPASVVSCPSYEEAMHTPRTPSCSADDYPDLMFDCTDPQPVSSTSASACSPSFFDRFSVAASGTSETPGQTPTRPLCTNLYRSVSVDIRRTPEEEFGLGDKLFRQQSVPAAPSYSSPGQHPEDKAPGPPAPTEKFACLSPGYYSPDYGIPSPKADALHCPPAAAANITPSPEGAFSGLPTKSPPSHRDELLAPSMEGALPPDLGIPLDATEDQQATAAIIPPEPSFLEPLDEGPFSTVITEEPVEWAHPATVEQGLPSGLIGGTPENPASWPVGSDLLLKSPQRFPESPKHFCPAESLHSEPPYPVSPVSYPLSVPEPGLEVKDEAGEAVPAAVSASEEPAAFAPPSRLESFFSTCKSLPEAPPDAPPESACVTAVAQVEALGPLENNFLESGHNLSALGQVEPVPWPGAFPATEDDLDLGPFSLPELPLQTKDVSDAEAEPVEESPLVPLDNTPALPSGGDVPVGAADEQRVLPPDQVAARLTAEPAPEPPEEPKPVALPEATVEAGAGPEGRAPEDSDPGSGPTPAPSEQHPPGSGDEQAEGPDPLATPHSAPDAPGDGSAQARAADGAGPQDSAGLEGPPDGVQAEAPEPEPKPTAEAPKAPKVEEIPQRMTRTRAQMLANQQKQSSPPTEKEAAAAPTPRAKGRGSEDDDPQAQHPRKRRFQRSSQQLAQQMHTSTRQTREVIQQTLAAIVDAIKLDDIEPYHSDRSNPYFEYLQIRKKIEEKRKILCYISPQAPQCYAEYVTYTGSYLLDGKPLSKLHIPVIAPPPSLAEPLKELFKQQEAVRGKLRLQHSIEREKLIVSCEQEILRVHCRAARTIANQAVPFSACTMLLDSEVYNMPLESQGDENKSVRDRFNARQFISWLQDVDDKYDRMKTCLLMRQQHEAAALNAVQRMEWQLKVQELDPAGHKSLCVNEVPSFYVPMVDVNDDFVLLPA, translated from the exons ATGCCCAAGGGTGGGTGTTCTAGAACCCCACAGCAGGAGGAGCGTTCCCTGAGCAGCGACATGGTGGAGAAGCAGCCCGGGAAAAAG GATAAAGATAAAGTTTCTCTAACCAAGACCCCAAAGCTGGACCGCACTGATGGtgggaaggaggtgagagagcGAACGACCAAGCGGAAGCTGCCCTTCACTGTGGGCGCCAATGGAGAGCAGAAGGACTCGGACACAG AGAAGCAGGGTCCCGAGCGGAAGAGGATCAAGAAGGAGCCTGTCGCCCGCAAGGCCGGGCTGCTGTTCGGCATGGGGCTGTCCGGGATCCGCGCCGGCTACCCGCTCTCGGAGCGCCAGCAGGTGGCTCTCCTCATGCAGATGACGGCCGAGGAGTCTGCCAACAGCCCAG TGGACACGACACCAAAGCACCCCTCCCAGTCGACAGTGTGTCAGAAGGGGACGCCCAATTCTGCCtcaaaaaccaaagataaagtgAACAAGAGAAATGAGCGTGGAGAGACCCGCCTACACCGGGCGGCCATCCGGGGGGACGCCCGGCGTATCAAGGAGCTCATCAGCGAGGGGGCGGACGTCAACGTCAAGGACTTCGCAG GCTGGACTGCGCTGCACGAGGCCTGTAACCGGGGCTACTACGATGTCGCGAAGCAGCTGCTGGCCGCCGGCGCAGAGGTGAACACCAAGGGCCTGGATGATGACACCCCCTTGCACGACGCCGCCAACAATGGGCACTACAAG GTGGTGAAGCTGCTGCTCCGGTATGGAGGGAACCCTCAGCAGAGCAACAGGAAGGGCGAGACGCCGCTCAAGGTGGCCAGCTCCCCAACCATGGTGAACCTGCTGCTGGGCAAGGGCACCTACACGTCCAGCGAGGAGAGCTCGGCCG AGAGCTCCGAGGAGGAGGACGACGCCCCATCGTTCGCACCTTCCAGCTCAGTCGACGGCAATAACACGGACTCCGAGTTTGAGAAAGGTCTGAAGCACAAGACTAAGAATCCGGAGCCCCAGAAAACTGTGACCCCCGTCAAGGATGAGTATGAGTTTGACGAGGACGACGAGCAGGACAGAATCCCTCCCGTGGACGACAAACACTTGCTGAAAAAGGATTACAGGAAGGAAACTAAgtcaaatagttttatttctatacCCAAAATGGAAGTGAAAAGTTACACTAAAAACAGCACGATTGCACCAAAGAAGGCGTCTCACCGCATCTTGTCGGACACGTCAGACGAGGAGGACGTCGGTGTCGCCGTGGGGACCGGGGAGAAGCTGAGACTCTCGGCTCACACGATGCTGCCTGGTAACAAGACACGGGAGCCTTCCAACTGCAAGcagcagaaggagaaaaataaagtgaaaaagaagcgaaagaaagaaatcaagggcAAAGAAGTGCGGTTTGGGAAGAGGAGCGACAAGTTCTGCTCCTCCGGGTCCGAGAGCGAGTCTTCGGAGAGCGGCGAGGACGGTGGGGGCTCGGCGGGGAGCCCCGGCTGCCTCAAGGAGTCCCCGCTGGTGCTGAAGGACCCTGCCCTGTTCAGCTCCCTGTCCGCCTCCTCCACCTCGTCCCACGGCAGCTCCGCCCCCCAGAAGCATAACCCCAGCCACGCGGACCCGCACGCCAAGCACTGGCGGACAGACAACTGGAAAACCATCTCCTCTCCAGCCTGGTCCGAGGTCAGCTCCTTATCAGACTCCACGAGGACGAGACTGAGCAGCGAGTCTGATGGCTCCTCCGAGGGCTCCAGCGTGGAGTCACTGAAGCCGATCAGGAAGAGGCAGGAGCACAGGAAGAGGGCCGGCCTGCAGGGCGCGCTGCCCGATAGGAAGAACTCCTTCCATCCTGGCGGGGACGGCGCCATCCCCAAGCTGGACAAGGAGGGCAAAGTCGTCAAGAAACACAAGACGaaacataaacacaaaagcaAGGAGAAGGGGCTGTGCTCCGTCAGCCAGGAGCTGAAGCTGAAGAGCTTCACCTACGAGTACGAGGACTCCAAGCAGAGGGCAGACAAGGCGATCCTCCTGGACGACGTGCCGGCTGAGGGCAAGCTGAAAGGCCTGAAGCACGAGAGAGACCCCTGTAAGAAGGAGGAGAAGCTCAGCAAAATGAAGGCGGAGGAGAAGGAGTGGCTCTTCAAGGACGAGATGATCAAGGTCTCCAGAGAGGAGAAGTCGCTCAAGAGAATCAGGGAGCTGAACAAGGACGGGGGCAGGGCCTTCCGGGAGGAGAAGGACCGGTGCAGCAAAGCCGACAAGGAGAAGCTGCTGAAGGAAAAATCTCCAAAAGAGGAAAAGCTGAGGCTCtacaaggaggaaagaaagaagaagtccAAAGACAGGCCCTCCAagttagagaaaaagaatgactttaaagaggataaaatttcaaaagagagggagaagaccTTCAAAGAggataaagataaagaaaaactcaaaaaagTGTATAGGGAGGAGTCTGCTTTTGATGAGTATTGTAACAAAAGTCAGTTTCTGGAGAACGAAGACACCAAGTTTAGTCTTTCTGATGACCAGGATCGGTGGTTCTCTGACTTGTCAGATTCATCCTTCGATTTCAAAGGGGAAGACAGCTGGGACTCTGCAGTGACAGACTACAGGGACATGAAGAGCGAGTCTGTGGCCAGGCTGATCCTGGAGACGGTGAAAGAGGACAGTAGGGAGAAGAGGCGGGAGAACAAGGCCCGGGAGAAGCGCACGGACAGGGACATCTTCTCTCGGAAGAAGGACAGGGACTGCCTGGAACGGGGCTCGGAGCGGAGGAGAGAGCACGCTGCCGACAGGCACAGGGCCGTGCCCGGCTACCTCTGCGAGAAGGACAGGAGGAGGCGGGAGTGTGCGGAAGGCGGCCGGGACAGGAAGGAGCCCCCCGAGGCCGCCAAGGAGCGGAGAGATGGCCGTGCAAAGCCCGAGGAGGCGCACAGGGAGGACCTGAAGGAGTGCGGCTGCGAGGGAGTCTTCAAGGACAGGCCCGACTGCGACTTCGGGAAGAGCCTGGAGCCCTGGGAGAGGCACCACCCGgcgagagagaaggagaggaaggagaggctaAAGCTGGAGAAGCACAAAGAGAAGCCCAGTGACAAGGACAGAAACGAAAGACTGATGCTTGAGAAGTGCCAGAAGGACAAAGACCTTGATAAgtgtttcaaagagaaaaaggacgCCAAGGAGAAGCATGGCAAAGACAAAGACAGAAAGGCATCTCTCGACCAAGGTAAAGACAAACGGGAGAAGGCTTTCCCCGGAATTCTCTCCGAGGActtctctgaaaaaaaagatgaaaagaagggTAAAGAGAAAAGCTGGTACATTGCAGACATATTCACTGATGAAAGCGAAGATGAAAAAGATGATTATGCGGCGAGCGGATTCAAAGTCGGGGAGGCCGGCGAGGGGCGGGGGGATGGCCCCCCTGAGAGGGAGGACGGGCGGGAGCCGCACCCCCCCGACAGGCACCGGAAGCACTCGGCCGACAGGCAGCATGCGGAGaagcagaaagacaaagaaatcagagagaagaagaaggagaagggcgCCACAGACGGGGGGaaggacaagaaagaaaaaaccttgGAAAAGCACAAAGAGAAGAAGGACAGAGAGTCCACGGAAAAATACAAGGACAGGAAGGACCGAGCGTCGGTGGACTCCACTCAGGACAAGAGGAACAAGCAGAGGCTCCCCGAGAAGGGGGAGAAGAGGCCCCCTGCGGAGGACAAGGCCAAGAGCAGGCACCGGGAGAGGCCGGACCGGGAGCAGGGCCGCGAGAGAAAGGCGAGCAAGGGCACCGACGCGGAGAAGAGCCTGCTGGAGCGGCTGGAGGAGGCGGCGCTGCAGGACTTGCGCGAGGACTCCAACGACAAGGCCAGCGACGCGTCGTCGGACGGCTTCCCCGACCGCGGCCACGACCCGGGCCTCGGCGCCCTCCTGGAGGCGCCCTTCCCGGAGCCCCCGGAGGAGCGGGCGCGGGAGAGGGAGCGGCACCGGCACGCCTCATCCTCCTCCAAGAAGAGCCATGACCGAGAGCGGGTCAGGAAGGACAAGCccgagaagaaggagaagagcgACGACTGCAAGGACACGGGCGGCCGGAAGGACAGCGGCCAGTACGAGAAGGAGGTCCTGGAGGCCGACGCTTACGGCCTCTCCTACGGCATCAAGGCCGACGCAGAGGACGAGTTAGAGAAAACCATCGAGTTGTTTTCTAccgaaaagaaggagaaaaatgatcCTGAAAGAGAACCTCCCAAGAAGGTAGAGAAGGAACTGAGGCCTTACGGCTCTAGCACCGTGAGCCTCCTGAAGGAGAAGAGGCGGCGGGAGAAGCACCGGGAGCGGTGGCGGGACGAGAAGGAGCGGCACCGGGACCGGCACGGGGACGGGCCCCCGCGGCACCACCGGGAGGAGCTTAAGCCCGCGGCCAGGGACAAGGACAACCCTCCCGGCTCCTTCCGAGACAAGCCCAAGGACGAGGGCGGGAAGCTTGGCGAGGCCAAGCTGAAGGAGAAGGTCAAGGAGAATCTGGAGAAGGACAAGGGCGACCCCGTAAAGCTGAGCAATGGGAACGACAAGCTCCTCCCGGTTAGAGACCCCGGTAAGAAAGACATCCGGCCGCGGGAGAAGCTCCTGGGCGACGGGGACCTGATGATGACGAGCTTCGAGCGGATGCTCTCCCAGAAGGACCTGGAGATCGAGGAGCGCCACAAACGGCACAAGGAGAGGATGAAGCAGATGGAGAAGCTGCGCCACCGGTCCGGTGACCCCAAGCTCAAGGACAAGGCCAGGCCCGCCGAGGACGGGCGGAAGAAGGGCCTGGACGGCCCGCCGAAGAAGCCGCTGGGGCTGGACCCTGCCCCGAAGGACAAGAAGCTCAAGGAGTCAGCCCCTGCCGCCCCTGCTGCCGAGAACAAGCCCCACCCGGGACCCGCGGTGGACCCCCGAGACTGGCTGGCAGGCCCCCACATGAAAGAGGTCTTGCCCGCTTCCCCCAGGCCGGACCACGGCCGGCCCACCGGGGTCCCCACCCCCGCCTCGGTGGTGTCCTGCCCCAGCTACGAGGAGGCCATGCACACGCCCCGGACCCCGTCCTGCAGCGCCGATGACTACCCCGACCTCATGTTCGACTGCACAGACCCCCAGCCCGTGTCCAGCACGTCCGCCAGCGCCTGCTCGCCCTCCTTCTTTGACAGGTTCTCCGTGGCCGCCAGTGGGACTTCAGAAACACCGGGCCAGACACCTACGAGGCCGCTGTGCACGAACCTTTACCGCTCGGTGTCTGTGGACATCAGGAGGACCCCTGAGGAAGAGTTCGGACTTGGGGACAAGCTGTTCAGACAGCAGAGCGTCCCTGCGGCGCCCAGCTACAGCTCGCCGGGGCAGCACCCGGAGGACAAGGCCCCGGGGCCCCCAGCACCCACTGAGAAGTTCGCCTGCCTGTCTCCGGGGTATTACTCCCCGGACTATGgcatcccctcccccaaagcgGACGCCTTGCACTGCCCGCCTGCGGCCGCAGCCAACATCACCCCCTCCCCAGAGGGCGCCTTCTCCGGCTTACCAACAAAGTCCCCCCCTTCACACAGAGACGAGCTCTTGGCCCCGTCCATGGAGGGGGCCCTTCCCCCTGACCTTGGCATTCCCCTGGATGCCACGGAGGACCAGCAGGCCACCGCGGCCATCATCCCCCCGGAGCCCAGCTTCCTGGAGCCCCTGGACGAGGGCCCTTTCAGCACTGTCATCACAGAGGAGCCGGTCGAGTGGGCACACCCCGCCACCGTGGAGCAGGGCCTCCCCTCTGGCCTCATCGGGGGCACCCCCGAAAACCCGGCCAGCTGGCCTGTGGGGTCGGACCTCCTGCTGAAGTCCCCACAGAGATTCCCGGAGTCCCCGAAACATTTCTGCCCTGCCGAGTCTCTCCACTCGGAGCCCCCTTACCCGGTGTCGCCCGTCTCATACCCTCTGTCGGTCCCCGAGCCGGGACTGGAAGTCAAGGACGAGGCCGGGGAAGCAGTCCCGGCCGCGGTCTCTGCTTCAGAAGAGCCAGCCGCGTTCGCCCCTCCCTCCAGGCTGGAGTCCTTCTTCAGTACCTGCAAGTCCCTTCCGGAAGCGCCCCCCGACGCACCCCCCGAGTCTGCGTGTGTGACGGCCGTGGCTCAGGTGGAGGCCCTGGGTCCCCTGGAGAATAACTTCCTGGAAAGTGGTCACAACCTGTCTGCCCTCGGCCAGGTGGAGCCGGTGCCCTGGCCCGGTGCCTTCCCCGCCACCGAGGATGACCTCGACCTGGGGCCTTTCTCGCTGCCGGAGCTTCCTCTCCAGACGAAGGATGTTTCCGATGCCGAAGCAGAGCCTGTGGAAGAGAGTCCTCTCGTTCCTCTGGACAACACCCCCGCGCTCCCGAGCGGCGGGGACGTCCCTGTGGGAGCTGCTGACGAACAGCGGGTGCTGCCTCCTGACCAGGTGGCCGCCCGGCTCACAGCCGAGCCTGCGCCCGAGCCCCCAGAGGAGCCGAAGCCAGTCGCGCTGCCCGAGGCCACAGTGGAGGCCGGGGCCGGGCCGGAGGGGAGGGCCCCCGAGGACTCCGACCCTGGCTCTGGGCCCACGCCAGCCCCCTCAGAGCAGCATCCACCGGGGAGTGGGGACGAGCAGGCCGAGGGCCCAGACCCCTTGGCCACGCCCCACAGTGCTCCCGACGCCCCCGGGGACGGCTCGGCCCAGGCCCGCGCAGCGGATGGGGCCGGCCCCCAGGACAGTGCCGGGCTCGAGGGGCCTCCGGACGGCGTCCAGGCTGAAGCCCCCGAACCGGAACCCAAACCGACAGCCGAAGCCCCAAAGGCGCCCAAGGTGGAGGAGATCCCCCAGCGCATGACCAGGACCCGGGCCCAGATGCTGGCCAACCAGCAGAAGCAGAGCTCGCCGCCCACCGAGAAGGAGGCTGCGGCCGCGCCCACCCCCAGGGCCAAGGGCCGCGGCTCTGAGGACGACGACCCCCAGGCCCAGCACCCGCGCAAGCGCCGCTTCCAGCGCTCCAGCCAGCAGCTGGCCCAGCAGATGCACACGTCCACGCGTCAGACGCGGGAGGTGATCCAGCAGACACTGGCTGCCATCGTGGACGCCATCAAGCTGGACGACATCGAGCCTTACCACAGCGACAGGTCCAACCCGTACTTCGAGTACCTGCAGATCAGGAAGAAGATTGAGGAGAAGCGCAAGATCCTCTGCTACATCAGCCCGCAGGCGCCCCAGTGCTACGCCGAGTACGTCACCTACACCGGCTCCTACCTCTTGGACGGCAAGCCCCTCAGCAAGCTGCACATCCCCGTG AtcgcgccccctccctccctggcggAGCCCCTGAAGGAGCTGTTCAAGCAGCAGGAGGCCGTGCGTGGGAAGCTGCGCCTGCAGCACAGCATCGAGCGG GAGAAGCTGATCGTCTCCTGCGAACAGGAGATCCTGCGGGTTCACTGCCGGGCGGCGAGGACCATCGCGAACCAGGCGGTGCCGTTCAGCGCCTGCACCATGCTGCTGGACTCGGAGGTGTACAACATGCCGCTCGAGAGCCAG